The proteins below are encoded in one region of Reichenbachiella sp. 5M10:
- a CDS encoding Lrp/AsnC family transcriptional regulator — MIYNTQTENNSSHKLDEVDLHLLDLLQTQSNMTTKELAKRVNLSPTPVFERVKRLEKNGYIKKYIAVLDADKLDRGLIVFCHITLKQHTKEIGNQFVEEITALKEVTECYNISGDYDFLLKVLVKDMKHYQDFVFNSLGSVSNIGSAHSTFVMSEIKHTHAVPLAD, encoded by the coding sequence ATGATATACAATACCCAAACAGAAAATAATTCTAGTCACAAACTTGACGAAGTAGACCTCCACCTCCTCGATCTACTCCAAACGCAATCCAACATGACCACCAAAGAGCTAGCCAAACGTGTCAATTTGTCTCCAACTCCTGTATTCGAACGAGTCAAGCGACTCGAAAAAAACGGATACATCAAAAAATATATCGCCGTACTCGATGCGGACAAACTGGATCGAGGGTTGATTGTGTTTTGTCACATCACACTCAAGCAGCACACCAAAGAAATTGGCAATCAGTTCGTAGAAGAGATCACCGCCCTCAAGGAAGTCACCGAATGCTACAACATATCAGGGGACTATGACTTCCTACTGAAAGTACTCGTCAAGGACATGAAGCACTACCAAGATTTCGTGTTCAACAGTCTCGGCTCGGTAAGCAACATCGGTAGTGCCCACAGTACCTTTGTGATGAGTGAAATCAAACACACACATGCCGTCCCGCTGGCTGATTGA